ACAGCGACGATATGGATAACACGTCCAGTTCAGACGACAGCGACATCGTAAGACAGGAGGTGAGCGAGGCAAGGAAAATGAGTTCGGACCGCTCTCATCGCATGGTACGATCGAGATACTACGTCACTTCGGCTTCTATCCTGTTCTCATTGCTGAACTTTCTAAAGTATGCGCACTATCTCGACGACGACGCCGACAATTCGGAACCGCTGGTGCACTATAACACAAGGGATCTGCACTACCTTTCTCACGTGGTACTGCGAGTGTGGTGGAGCTGCAAAGAAAACGGGGTACCAAAATACCGCGTCGAGATTCTCGTCAGCCCCGGAGCCAGAGATGGGTTCGGGCAAAACTACGACATATTGGCCAGCAATGCGCGCTCCCAGAAGCACAAATACAGGAGGCATATTTCAAGGTTCAACCTCGACTACGTGCGCGGCCAGGTGCTGTGTAAGCACTGCGGAGATGTCATCGACCCTGCGTTCGTAAGGGCGCAATTCATGGATAACATACGGGTCAAATCCTACCAATCTGGGATGCGTCGGTCCGCATCCACGGCAAACCTGCAATACATGACAAAGAATGTCAAAGGTGCGGAGCTCGAGTTCGACCCGAAGGGAGCAGCGACAGACAATGCTGCATCTCGCGAAAGCGCGCGCAAAGGCTCGTGGTGGTATCGCTGCCAGCGATGCGCAGCATCCAATGTGTCCGCCATCATACGTGCGGCGTCAAACGTGAGGAGCACCCGTAGCTCGACCGCGTCGGAGCGTAGCGATTCTCCTGTGAAGAGCAGAAGCACCTCCTCGTCTCGGGATGCGTCATTCTCTCCAACATTCGGTTTTACGGATGAGCAGCTCAAGCAACATCGCTCTGACAACGGAGCCGCCGTACCTCCATACTGCGAACTCAGCAGGCTGGCGATAATAAACTACAATTGCGATATAAACCGTCTCGAGCAGTTGGTAAACAAGGTTAGTTTATTTTGCAGTCTGTGTATGTGGTGCTTCCTATGGATGTTTGAATTAAATGTTGTCCATAAATCATATATTTTATAGAAGTGAATGTACATAAACGTCCCAGGAGTTAATATATTTTGCAGGCAGCTAAATTCATCTTATGAGAGCCGAAATCCTATAACGTATACGCAAGCGCTACTGACCCGAAGAGCGAAAGGTCATCAGAGACGTATCCGGGGATCCATATCCGTATATATAAATGCAGCTCATATACCCTCTTATAATTCGAAAGTGCCGCAAAGAATTTTCTGCAAAACAGGAATTTTTAAGCCCATATCTAATTCATTGGCAATATTCCTTGTTGCTCCCCTTTAGACTTGCCGAGGAAAATTCATGTGGCTGGGCAGCTagctgctgctgtggcGTTATGTATACTTCCATATAACAAACAACATATTATTAAAGTTTTTGCCGTTAGAATATACTCTTATAACGTGTTTTGGCTAATGGCCTTTGTATGCGTTCTAATTGTCATCCATCTTACGATAAATCGTTAACTGGAAAATGCTTCATCATGAAGTATCTGCTGGTTTTCTGCGCGATAATTATACAGACTATCGCATATAGTCGTGCAGCAATATGTGATTTCAATGATCCGGACAGTACATTGAGATACTATCCTCTTATCACCTGTTCAACGGATGTCAATCACTTCGCTTACAGGCCTATTATATGTCCACGAGAAGTCAATGGTATAGAATATGTTTTGCACCCTCAACCGACGCCGGATGAGCATGCTCACCTCACCACTTACGTAAGTCGCAATGGTGCACTGCGCTCTGTTCCGCTTTACGAAGTCGTGCGCTCTGAAGCCGAGAATGCACTCTTCAGGATAGAATCGTTCCCGTCGCAAACGGAATTGCACTTTGACATGTCAGATGGACAAATGTTTGTTGTCACCGATGATCGGCTGGTATTCATCTGTGGTCCACGAGACCTAGTTATGAGTGATACGCTTAAAGAAGAGCTTGACCTCCTCAATGTAACTCGCCAAAAAAAGGCATTTGCGTGGAATCACGGCGATACGTTGACAGATGAAATAGGAAAACTAGGAAGCGGATTGGGAGTGGCGTACGTGTACAGAAGTCTCTCCCATATCCCTCTTCAAGGTTGTGGGAGCCGTCCTTCACCTCTTTTTGCACCGGATAACGTGGTTAGTGAGGATGGGTTTACTGGCACGCGATCATGCGTGGCGGATTATATGTCAAACGTGCGTATTGGATTCGTTTGCGAAGGCCGTATCGAACCTAGTGATTGTTTTAAGTCACTGTTGGATGAAAATGGCAAACGAATGGAAATTGCTACTCAATTACATATGTATCAACACTTTGATGTTAATAAACCATGGGTTATTGCGCAATATTTCGATGGCTTAGCGTTACCCTCATTCAACGGCGAATGCAGGTGCATAGATCCTGAGACAGGTCACGTGAAGGCAAGGATAGAGATCCGTTCGAAAAAAGAATACGTGTGTGACATAACCAGCAAGGTCTTCCGCAACCATACGGAGGTAATCCGTGGTCCGTGGTGTTCTGTTCTACTTCATCCCGGCAGCACACTGACCATACGGTTCCCAATTGAACATGTAGGTGATTCTAAACCTGTTACGGCCTTGCGGAATCCACCGAGGTATTTGTTCAAAACTGAATTCCGACCACAGAACTTGGATTTTCTGCAACAAAATATAAACACATATCAGGCTTCTATTTACAACGTGGTATCGTATTCAGGAGCCCTGGCTGGCGATGCTCTTGAACTGGATATTTCACAGATACCCCAGGGAGTAGTAACGCTAAAGTACCACGCAGACAAACCACTCACCTTAAAAAGAAGGGTGAACTCATTTTTGTTTCACTGGTTATTGAAACCTACAGAGAATTATAACTTAGGTCCGATACGCGCGATCATCAATGTCTCTTTCGCTTTTACCCATGACTATCGTATCGTTGGTTGCGACCGAGCGGTGACCAGTTTGTTTGATCCTCATATCAGCCTCAAATATTGCTCAGTGGAATATATGGGGAATGGTATTGGGGAAGTCTACCAATGCACTTATAATTCTGAATCTAGCTATTGGGAAGCTGGGATCCGATGCCAGCCCGACGAAGAGCTTTTGCCCGGTAATTGCGCATCCGAATTATATGATCTCCATTCCAATGAAGTTTCGCCATTACCTGATTCTGTGCAACTTTCTAACAATTTTACTACTAAAGGATTTCAGGTGTTCGCGCTGGATTTAGACAAAGAAGCCGTGAGCTATGCCTGCATATGTGTCGACCGTCGTGGGTACGAAAAGAGCAGGCTTACTTTGGAATCGCACTATGATGATTATCATTATTATAGGGTACGTCATATGAGACAACGTAACATGGTGCTTCCTTATATGTTGCTGCCTTGGCGGGAGGTAGGATTATCGAGTGAGGGATTCACCTCACGAGATCGACTTATGCTATACGACGTAACACCGAGTTCCATTACAGTATATGCAGGAGCATCTTTGCGCTTGTATTGTACTGGTAATGATGAAATACTCATACACGACGAATACGTAGGGAATTATAGTGATGTGCAAACGTCTTGGCTACCAAAGCAATCTAAGTTTTTTCACTACATCATCAGGAATACGCCACAAGGAAACGAGCTCGTTAGCGTACCACATAGCGATTTCATTGGTAGCAATCCGGGGGACTTTAAAGTCGCATTGGAGGCGTCCACTGAAGATATCAATGAATTGAAGATTGAATTGCGTAAAGGCGCAGTATTGGTATCCAAAAATGTAGCATACAAAAAATACGTGCCAATAACATTCGTATGCGGTAAGACACCCGAACAATCTGAGGTTACTGAAATTGCTAGTAGTGCGATCAGTTCAGACGGCTCTCTCCAACCCATGAACAATTTAATGGGACTGTCGATTGGATACACTTGGCACATTGTCCAAGTTGTAGTGGAGACCACTGACCcgtacatgcaaggctgcggcgtcaCATATGCGTCAGatgagttgttcaagccCGAGACACCTAAACTCTACGATGCGAATGGACGACAAATCGGTTGCAAGATTGACATTCAATCTGCTAAAGAAGCGgcattctactgcccagcgcCTTACGTTCTCGACCCACCTGACTGCTTCAACCAATTTTACGTCGACGGGGAGGTAAAAAACCGAAGCGACATCAGCAAGTTGTTGGCATCATTTCGCACCAATCATTTTGTCACACTGAAGTTCGGCAATTATGGTACAGGGCGCGAGGAAACActgcgccagaccccgccgttggagtgccaCTGCGTCACTGTCAAAGGTGCCACCCTCTCtaccatccagatcgagaactactacaccAAGTAATTGGTAACTATGGTGCGATAACTTGTTTGGCAATTAGccactttaattgtcatagtgCATGTTGGTCGCTCTGTTGGTTTGTGTAACGGGTGACAGCGTATTTTTTTACTGTCGTGTCTTAAATGTGGTAATGTAACTCAGTATCATAGCCTAATGAAACTGCAATGTGTATAACGTCTGTGAATGCCAAAAATCCCAGGTATAAGAAATGCGAGGGATTATGTGTTACATACCTTTGTTCTGCCATTCTCTTGCTGCAATGAGGACGATGTTATGTGGTTACTTTTGTTAATTTTCACAACTCTAAAAATTTGCAATTACTACAAAACCTAACATTGGTTAACATCCAGTACGTAGTGCTGTACTTTAACTAAATCAGTTCATTTTGAAAAATTACCGTGTCACTGCCTGGCCACGTCACCCCACCCGTGGCATGGGAAGCATGGATGGTTTCGCTTGTTCACTACGTGTTCACACTGTAATACATGAAATGATCTACAATGCCACAGTAAATCACTTTTGACCATTGCGAACCACAGTAGCGGGGTTTCATTGGACTCAGCTACATCTCGCAGCCTAGTGAAACGGGTAGCGAAAAACAGTCCCATAACTCATAATAGGATTAATATATGACGAAGTATCGCATTCTTATAAAACTGTTGATGACTCAAGTAAAAACCAGAGAGGTCGGCAGGATACCGACGCAGTGCTGTTCACATGAATCAGGCACATGTCTATCACTCCATGCAACCTCAGGAGTGATTATCATTAATAGATTTTAAAAACTTAGTAATATGTTGCTCTTGATGCAACGCACTTATGATACCGCTTAGTGCTCCCATTCCCCCCTCTTGGGACGTTATAAGTCACTGAGGGGGCATGTTTACACGCCTAGGCAGCACTGCTGCCTTGTGCGGAGATGTATATGGCGGCGCTCTCGTGATCCGTTGGCGCGATTCCCACCTACATCATATGATACCGAGAAATCTGCGGCCTACCATCGGACGACTTCCACCCTGGAAGACGGTGTAGTAATGAGGCATGAAGCCCACGCTACCGAGAATGTATGCCGGCCCATCAGCCACGTTGACGTTAATTTGCATGTACGCCGGACGGTATACACCGCCGGAGACGAACGAATATTGATCCGGACGCAGTGAAGCTTCTACACCATTCCCAAACACATAGCGTATAATGGGGAAGTCGTGGAGCCTTTGCCCAGATTCACTTTCGGAATCCAGCGACAAGTATAGATCCATCAGCTGCACAAACGAGTCGTACGGCATGCTGTTGAAGGCAGTGCCCGTGTCGAAAATAGCATAGGCCGCGCCGTCACAGCAGACTTTCCGCTCACCCAACCAGACCTCCCGGAGTTCCACCTGCCAGTAGTAGCCGGTGACCACCGGTATCATTCGAATGTGGCCTTTGTGCAGATCGTCAGCGGCGCCTCCAAGAAGCACCGCAGAGTGGTGGCCGTCGAGTGAGTAGTAGAAGCTGAATATCGACGCTGCATCAAGTGCGCGCAAGTATCGCTCATATAGAGGCTCGGACTTTACTATCATGAGGTCGGGGAAAGCGAGACCGATCATTCCGTGGAAATGTGTTGCCTGCATGATTATTATCGTTCATAATGGCGTTCCCACCCGTAGGACGTCGTTGGTCGTCACGTCGGGGATGCGGCGGAGCATGGCGAAAGGCTGTGAGTGCACGGTAACACCGCCGATTGTGAAGTCCTCGAAGCCTAGCTCACCCAGAACTTCACCCGATACAAACTTAGCGCGCACATAAGACTTCTGATCCGGTGCCGAATGGAAGGTGCTGGACTTTCTGGGGTCATACTTCATAGAACCACGGCAACCGTCCGACTCACAAGCCTCATGCACAACCCAGACGTTTGTGCTGCCAGTGTCCAACATTGGCAGGAACCGTTGTTCCGGCGAGCCGATTGACGCTTCGATGACTAATACCGTGTGTCGCAGACTCCCTATTGATAGGCATGCGTTCCCAGGGGCGCGAGGGAAGATGGCCTCGTGTCGTGTTACCCCATCACTGACGCCGCCGTCAACGTGATCCGATGACGCTGGCGTTGCTTCCGATATGGGAATGCTGCCGCAATTGCGGGCATTGCGGTCGGCATGTCTTCTCGCAGTTTCATCGTCGACGCCTAGTGACCCGTTGGGGCCTCTGCCGGCGAAGACGTGGTGTACTTCGCCTGCTGCCACATTGTCCCAGTTCGATGTGTGGACTTTGACGAGATGCGATTCTGGCGATAACGAGCGAATGCTAACTTCGTTGCTCAAGCGCTCTGTCCGGCTGACGTCCCGTTGTATGGGTATGAGCGGCACAATCCTCTACGCAACATGAATGGGAGTCAAACATGCGCACACATCGCAATATTTCAATGCCTACCTTAGGTGGAGGACCCGAATATATGGTTTCCGGAGGCGCATTGCCGCTAGCCGGGCCCGCAGGCGCAGCGAACGCCTGCTGTGTCTCACGACTGCCGACCTGCGATCCTAGCGCCAACCGGCCGGAGAAGAGCGCGCACACTTGCCATACAATGGCAAGTAGGAACGACGCTCTAGCCATACTGGCCCATTGACACGGAATGCTGGCTGTCTAATAACGCTGCGACAGACTCGCACCCAGTGGCACCTAGTTCACccgcagacagacacgggAACATGGCGATATCGTGACTATGCATTTGTACAGATATTGTGATTGCATCAGTGGATCGTCCGTGGCTTTATTTGGCCGCCAGTAGGCCGCCGCTGTGCCGCGGCAGGTGTGTTAGATTAATTAGCTTAACCCTCCGTCTTCATTCTCAGGAACGCCTTCAAAGCGCTATAAGCTGCCTCAGCTTCCATTGTTAACTGTCTGATTTCGTTGGCGTCCAGCGCGTGATGCGCTGGCATGTTCTCCAGCCGCGAACACCACACCCGCAACTTGTCTAAGTGAGGCACCACGTTGACACTATTGGAAGACTTGTCATCCAGCGTCGGAACATAATCCAGGCACGTGATGAGCTCGTGGAGGATCGGGAACAGCTGCACGGGTGGCTTTATTAACTAAAATGTTGCAACCAACCTCCTCTACATGCGTGCTGCCCAGCTTCAGAGCATCGAGTAGCGTTATGAAGTGTTCACTCAGCTCGAATATGATGTACGTCTGCAAAGAAACATGGGTGAGGGTGATGAAGTATCGCCCTACCTCGCTGCGTGCTTGCGCCTTGGGCTTGCTCGTGGAGCAGATGCCGGGCGATCCCTTCTTCAGTCGGTTAAGCGCTAGTGGACAATTCAAGTTGTGTTTCTATGCGAATATGTACGCCACTAAATCCGTGCGATACAGCGCATGGCGTAGACACCTACCGCGGCGAATTCGGCGAACACGTTCGGTGTCGCTTCCTCGAGAATATGGCAGAGCGACAGCAGCTCTGTGCACTCCTGTGTGTAGTCCTCGTTGCTGGCATCGCCGGATACGAAGGCCTGCTCTAGGTGTTCCAGCGCCTGCAGTAGCGAGTAGATGTTGGCCGCATGGTCGACGTCGATGGTAGACGCCATGATTGCCTGTTCGGTAAGACTAACGGTGCCTATTGCGCGTGTTAGAGTGACGGTTGACGGCGTGATTTGCCGGCGACCTCAAGTGGCGTCGCGGCAGCTTTTTGGCGTGGAGCCAAGCGTATCACGCAGACCATTTGCAAATAACCACTGCAGAGCGAGTATATATTGCAACGTCTAAATTTACGTCAGTATAGAGGAAATTTTCAATTTAGTTGCAAGACGCACGTTGACTCCGATTGCGGTAGGGTAGGTAGTACTTGCCCCCGGAACCCGAACGGACATGCTTATGGACTGCGGCACGCATTGCAACCGAGCATGTGATATCACAGTAACAGTTATTTGGGCAGCAAGGATTCGGCATGTAAAAGCAATGTGTAAGGTGGCCGTGTAGACATCGGGGCCCCTCTAGAGACACATACACATTTCTGGAAATGACCAATTAGGCCATGCACATAGCTGTTATTTGAGCTTTAGCATCGGTGGGTTTGCCATCTGAACTCGTACGCGACCCCAATCTTCTACACACCGCTGACGATCAGGTGATGTCGTGTCGGGGCACAAGCCTTCCAGTACACATCTCATATTTACACATCGCACCATGGTTTCCCTGGTGCCGCTGATATTCATAGCTGTAGTGCTGCAGTCGTGGACGGCGGCGTTGACTGACAGCAAGCACAGACGCCACCAGGAAGATGCATCGCACGCCGACGGCAGCTACACACACACCGCGGTGAATCGCTCAAAAGGAGGCTTACAAGGAGGCGGTCGTTCCACTCACCAGCATCACAGCCATGCGGAAACTGCAGAAGACCGCCACCGTGGATATCGCAAGCTGGGAGCGCTGTCTAAGCAAGTATCGCTCCTCCAGGCTGCTCCGCACATGCTGGTAGACAAGACTGCGGACGGCACAACTGTAACGAACCCGGGAAGTCAAACCAGCTACTCCCAGACGTTGGCGTCTGCTTCAAGTACGGCAGCAGGGGTAAACGTCGAGCCACAGGGCCAAACGGCTGCAGCCTCTAACGTGGCGCCCACCCAAGGAGCGAACCAAATTGCGCCAGTAAATGGACTTGCCAACCCGGAAATAGCACCGGATAACGCAGAAGAAAACAATGGGCCAACGGATTTTGCATGTAAATTCTTGTAAGTGGCAAACGCATTATAGATCGGCATGCTGATCAGGTGGTTCCTGTTCAAAGAGTGCAACAAGCCAGCCCCCGCCACCCAGGATGCAAATGCACAGAGCAACGCTGCTACAGATATTGCAGATGACCAGCAACCGGTCCCGCCGGTGGTGTCCTCATCGTGTACCATATACGGCACCACGGTGTTATCGCTAGAGTGGGTTACCAGCTTCCGGTAGTCAACTGTTGCAGCGACTTCAAAGACCCGGAAGAAAATGGATGGATACTTGTCAACGACTCCAATGCGCCCAGAATCACGCACAACAAACAAGTCAACTTGGACAAGCCGGCGCAACTGCAGCTAAAGGCCACGCTGTGCAACGCCGCCACTTACGAGGCAACAATCAAACTGGTACGTCGCAGCATTTGAATCGTCTGAATTTCCATCTAGGGCGTTGATAGCAGCGGTGGTTTTATAATCCGAGGCTCCGATCAGGATTTCGTGGTATTCGAGATGAACACGCTGGCCAAGACCGCCACGCTCAAGAGCATCAACGGCGCGTACCAGGACATTATTAGCGAAGTGGCCTGCGTAAGCTGTTGTTCGTTGGTTAATATGCGCGGCAGGACAAAATTAACAGCCAATTTATACAGAAGGTTCAGATTAGGGACACAGGCTACAAGGGGTAAGTGAGCGCAGGAATGCCGCCATATTCTTCAGGCAAATCGATATCCTCATCGACGGCCGCAAAATTACGTCGACGTCAAGAA
This sequence is a window from Babesia bigemina genome assembly Bbig001, chromosome : I. Protein-coding genes within it:
- a CDS encoding membrane protein, putative gives rise to the protein MVSLVPLIFIAVVLQSWTAALTDSKHRRHQEDASHADGSYTHTAVNRSKGGLQGGGRSTHQHHSHAETAEDRHRGYRKLGALSKQVSLLQAAPHMLVDKTADGTTVTNPGSQTSYSQTLASASSTAAGVNVEPQGQTAAASNVAPTQGANQIAPVNGLANPEIAPDNAEENNGPTDFACKFLWFLFKECNKPAPATQDANAQSNAATDIADDQQPVPPVVSSSCTIYGTTVLSLDDFKDPEENGWILVNDSNAPRITHNKQVNLDKPAQLQLKATLCNAATYEATIKLGVDSSGGFIIRGSDQDFVVFEMNTLAKTATLKSINGAYQDIISEVACVSCCSLVNMRGRTKLTANLYRSERRNAAIFFRQIDILIDGRKITSTSRMPYKSSGYFGFYIAQGNATFGDLSVVPINE
- a CDS encoding vacuolar sorting protein 28, putative, with translation MASTIDVDHAANIYSLLQALEHLEQAFVSGDASNEDYTQECTELLSLCHILEEATPNVFAEFAAKHNLNCPLALNRLKKGSPGICSTSKPKAQARSEVGRYFITLTHVSLQTYIIFELSEHFITLLDALKLGSTHVEELFPILHELITCLDYVPTLDDKSSNSVNVVPHLDKLRVWCSRLENMPAHHALDANEIRQLTMEAEAAYSALKAFLRMKTEG
- a CDS encoding aspartyl protease, putative, whose amino-acid sequence is MARASFLLAIVWQVCALFSGRLALGSQVGSRETQQAFAAPAGPASGNAPPETIYSGPPPKRIVPLIPIQRDVSRTERLSNEVSIRSLSPESHLVKVHTSNWDNVAAGEVHHVFAGRGPNGSLGVDDETARRHADRNARNCGSIPISEATPASSDHVDGGVSDGVTRHEAIFPRAPGNACLSIGSLRHTVLVIEASIGSPEQRFLPMLDTGSTNVWVVHEACESDGCRGSMKYDPRKSSTFHSAPDQKSYVRAKFVSGEVLGELGFEDFTIGGVTVHSQPFAMLRRIPDVTTNDVLRATHFHGMIGLAFPDLMIVKSEPLYERYLRALDAASIFSFYYSLDGHHSAVLLGGAADDLHKGHIRMIPVVTGYYWQVELREVWLGERKVCCDGAAYAIFDTGTAFNSMPYDSFVQLMDLYLSLDSESESGQRLHDFPIIRYVFGNGVEASLRPDQYSFVSGGVYRPAYMQINVNVADGPAYILGSVGFMPHYYTVFQGGSRPMVGRRFLGGNRANGSRERRHIHLRTRQQCCLGV